One region of Culex pipiens pallens isolate TS chromosome 2, TS_CPP_V2, whole genome shotgun sequence genomic DNA includes:
- the LOC120420340 gene encoding F-box only protein 11-like: MLKRNKVFCGRDGGICILECDFNPELDGLATGVEITNNVTATIEFNQIFNYKFGGLCLASGVQSITRGNNQDEVEKAVSGR; this comes from the exons ATGCTCAAACGGAACAAGGTCTTTTGCGGTCGGGACGGCGGTATCTGCATCTTGGAATGTGATTTCAACCCAGAGCTTGACGGATTGGCTACCGGCGTCGAGATTACTAACAATGTAACGGCTACGATAGAGTTCAACCAGATCTTTAACTACAAATTCGGTGGCCTGTGTCTGGCCAGTGGTGTCCAGTCGATCACCCGTGGCAACAACCAA GACGAGGTGGAGAAGGCCGTATCCGGGAGGTAA